A portion of the Heptranchias perlo isolate sHepPer1 unplaced genomic scaffold, sHepPer1.hap1 HAP1_SCAFFOLD_64, whole genome shotgun sequence genome contains these proteins:
- the LOC137318032 gene encoding histone H2A.J-like encodes MSGRGKTGGKARAKAKTRSSRAGLQFPVGRVHRHLRKGNYAERVGAGAPVYLAAVLEYLTAEILELAGNAARDNKKTRIIPRHLQLAIRNDEELNKLLGRVTIAQGGVLPNIQAVLLPKKSSSVSTKSK; translated from the coding sequence atgtctggaagaggaaaaaccggcggtaaagctcgggccaaggccaagactcgctcatcccgggccggactgcagttccctgtgggccgtgttcacaggcacctgcgaaaggggaactatgctgaacgtgtgggtgccggagctccggtctatctggctgctgtgctcgagtatctgacggctgaaatcctcgagctggccggcaacgcggcccgcgacaacaagaagacccgcatcatccccagacacctccAGCTGGcgatccgcaacgacgaggagctcaacaagctgctgggacgggtgaccatcgctcagggcggggtgctgcctaatatccaggccgtgctgctgccgaagaaatccagcagtgtgagcaccaagagcaagtaa
- the LOC137318043 gene encoding zinc finger protein 271-like — translation MEKPWKCGDCGRGFSYSSRLETHRHRHTGERPFTCSVCGKGFTQSSHLIEHQLVHTDKRLLKCSVCEKNFKRKSDLLTHQRIHSGERPFTCSVCGKGFIQSSNLLTHQRIHTGERPFTCSMCGKGFTQSSHLIEHQLVHTDKRLFKCSVCEKNFKRKSDLLTHQRTHTGERPFICSVCGKGFTRSSSPLTHQRVHTGEMPFTCSVFGKRFTRSSHLLRHQQVHIGERPFTCSLCGKGFAQSSTLLTHQRVHTGERPFTCSVCGKSFTQSSTLLTHQRVHSGERPFTCSVCGKEFTCSSGLIEHQLVHTDKRPFKCSNCEKSFKRTWDLMRHERIHTGERTITCSVCGMRFTQSSYLLSHQRVHM, via the coding sequence atggagaaaccgtggaaatgtggggactgtgggaggggattcagttactcgtcccggctggaaactcatcgacacagacacaccggggagaggccgttcacctgctccgtttgtgggaagggattcactcagtcatcccacctcattgaacatcaacttgttcacactgataagagacttttaaaatgttctgtctgtgagaagaacttcaaaagaaaaagtgatctgctgacacaccaacgcattcacagtggggagaggccgttcacctgctccgtgtgtgggaagggattcattcagtcatccaacctactgacacaccagcgaattcacactggggagaggccgttcacctgctccatgtgtgggaagggattcactcagtcatcccaccttattgaacatcaacttgttcacactgataagagactttttaaatgttctgtctgtgagaagaacttcaaaagaaaaagtgatctgctgacacaccaacgtactcacactggggagaggccgttcatctgctccgtgtgtgggaagggatttactcggtcatccagcccactgacacaccagcgagtccacactggggagatgccgttcacctgctctgtgtttgGGAagcgattcactcgatcatcccacctcctgagacatcagcaagttcacatcggggagaggccattcacctgctccctgtgcgggaagggattcgctcagtcatccaccctgctgacacaccagcgagttcacactggggagaggccgttcacctgctccgtgtgtgggaagagcttcactcagtcatccaccctgctaacacaccaacgagttcacagtggggagaggccattcacctgctctgtgtgtgggaaggaattcacttgttcatccggcctgattgaacaccaacttgttcacactgataagagaccctttaaatgttctaactgtgagaagagctttaaaagaacatgggatctgatgagacatgaacgtattcacaccggggagaggacgatcacctgttccgtgtgtggaatgcgattcactcagtcatcatacctgctgagtcaccagcgagttcacatgtga